Within the Acyrthosiphon pisum isolate AL4f unplaced genomic scaffold, pea_aphid_22Mar2018_4r6ur Scaffold_20884;HRSCAF=22413, whole genome shotgun sequence genome, the region CTGTGCGCAATCCACAAAATAGAGCTGAAGAAAGATACAATAAAGCTCATATAGCCACAAGAAATACCGTAGAACGACTAAATGGAATAATCAATAGAAGATTTAGTTGTTTATCTAGGAAGTTAGCTACTAAACTAAGTAcaacattgttaataatatcCGCATGTGCAGTGTTACACAACATTGCAATATTTAGATATGAAAACCTACCACACACAGATGAAGTTTTGAATAACAACCAAATGTTTCATCAAGAATATAATGGACCACCTAATTTGTATGGAAATATAGTTAGATCAGAAttcataaatatgcatttttcttagaatattatttaattatataatttgtaaaaatcaacAGAAATACAgctaataaacaaattataaaacttattgaacaaatattatattatatatcagtctcataaaaaagtatattaaaaaaaaatggttaccttttaaaaaaatgactgaaaagcataaaaaatatttatataataataggcataactaaattaataaaatacaatttaatatagtatcatacattttgatactagagaaaacaaattttaaaaattgactgtaaagcataacaaatatttatataataatagtcatatacctaattaataaaatataatttatactttatactttatagtatcaTAACTTTTGATAATagagaaaacaaattttaacaaattaaatatttaaaaattaattgtaaagcataacaaatatttatataataatagtcatatacctaattaataaaatataatttatactttatactttatagtatcaTAACTTTTGATAATagagaaaacaaattttaacaaattaaatatttaaaaattgattgtaaagcataacaaatatttatgtaataatagtcatacctaattaataaaatacaatttaatacagtATCATAACTTTTGATACTagagaaaacaaattttaacaaattaaacaatctTATCAAGtttaacaatatacaaaatatattaggtatatattatttttaataatttattcattaatagttCTTTTTAATAATTCCATTTCTGTTAAATGTTTCTCTTTacgaaaaattaaatcattagaaGCGActtcagtttcaatttttcttCGTTTCAGAAGTTCTCtctcattttctatttttaaaagtaattcttCCTTTAACAAGTTATGTATCTCttcatcattaattttttgaatctCAACTCGTTCAATACGGCTTGTCGCTTCAGCTGACaagtttgattttttgttttataaatactgCCTTGGTAATTCCACTTGTTTTTCAATAGATTTACTTGGGACAGCATTTGTAAAATTTGCATcagtatcattaatatttgaatctataaaataattttgtttttgaatttttatatctaattttaacattaattttgttattaccaGATAAATTATCATCACTAGGTTGGATATTAAACTCCAAATATCCATCAGATGTAGTTACACATGTAATATTGTGACTAGCGATTGTATCACTGTCAATGGCCCCAGGAATTTCACATGCTATGTTAGCAAATTCATCGATCAATGGATTCTCTActaatttttcaactgctggTCCACCTCCAGTTCTCAAAACCGCTTGTTTATGAGAAGTTATTTCagattttctttttgttttgaTGTTGTGCCAGCATTTTTTAACTTGACTTACAGTTCtctataaaattagtaaatagtaaaaaaattgaaaatatgctaATTTTACTATAGTAGACTActaacatataaaatgtaacaaaaatttTTGGAAGTtcctaaaataatgtattatttgtatatgcaGTTTGCAAGATtgattccaaaaaaaattataaataaataataaattgttaaaatcaaataaattaataa harbors:
- the LOC103308247 gene encoding myb/SANT-like DNA-binding domain-containing protein 3; this translates as MGKGLAYSASEKSLIIELIQLNKVVENKKTDAFSIHDKNKAWESITKTFNASGDHPKRTVSQVKKCWHNIKTKRKSEITSHKQAVLRTGGGPAVEKLVENPLIDEFANIACEIPGAIDSDTIASHNITCVTTSDGYLEFNIQPSDDNLSDSNINDTDANFTNAVPTEATSRIERVEIQKINDEEIHNLLKEELLLKIENERELLKRRKIETEVASNDLIFRKEKHLTEMELLKRTINE